A part of Larkinella insperata genomic DNA contains:
- a CDS encoding TonB-dependent receptor — protein sequence MKQTLLSLFFLWLSSATIWAQNSGNRYTISGYVREKGSQEALIGVNIYLPGTSTGTTTNTYGFYSLTLPAQDSLALAFSFVGYESVQQTVSLRRNTELNILLTPGRLLSEVTVTGNRSQEKVSESAQMSSVEIPIDQIKKIPAFLGEKDVLKVLQLMPGVQKGSEGSTGIYVRGGGPDQNLVILDDAVVYNANHLFGFFSVFNGDALKSVELIKGGFPARYGGRLSSVIEMNMKEGNKEKLHGEGGIGLIASRLTLEGPIQKGKSSFLISGRRTYLDVLARPIIRAESNGEAMAGYYFYDLNAKVNYDFGRKDKVYLSGYFGRDRFFARETPQAEQSTKTNAGLFWGNGTGTLRWNHLFSEKLFSNASLIFSNYTFQIFADEESSRRNGTQLENQLYQLRYNSGIRDFAVKYDLDYYPNPKHAIRFGVQSTYHKFTPSAVVLKDTEAEQFRDEVDAIRVVESGVYAEDTWKPTHRWRVHGGLRLSHFQHKAVNYIRPEPRLSTAFVLKPDFSVKASYALMNQYVHLLSNTGIGLPTDLWVPTTDRIKPQQSQQVAAGFAKDFTKAGSLFEGLTLTVEGYYKTMKNIINYREGASFLLLDNPESANEVRWEDNVTAGRGWSYGGEFLLQKKAGRFSGWIGYTLSWTQWQFPELNFGKKFFPRYDRRHDISLVGIYELSPRITLSGTWVYGTGNALTVPLADYPSRPHQPVNNLFNSYYPGGFYPFSRPANDYGEKNSFRAEAYHRMDFGIQFHKKKRHHERTWEFSVYNLYNRRNPFFYSLQNNDQGQVVLKRYSVFPIVPSFSYNFKF from the coding sequence ATGAAACAAACATTACTGTCTCTATTTTTCCTCTGGCTCTCCTCCGCAACCATTTGGGCACAAAACTCAGGTAACCGCTACACGATCAGTGGTTACGTCCGTGAAAAAGGCAGCCAGGAAGCCCTCATCGGCGTCAACATCTACCTGCCGGGCACCTCCACCGGTACCACCACCAACACCTATGGTTTCTACTCGCTGACCTTACCCGCCCAAGATAGCCTCGCGCTGGCCTTTTCTTTTGTCGGCTACGAATCCGTTCAGCAAACCGTCTCGTTGCGCCGTAACACCGAACTCAACATCCTGCTGACCCCCGGACGGCTTTTGTCCGAAGTAACTGTAACGGGCAACCGTAGCCAGGAGAAAGTCAGTGAAAGCGCCCAGATGAGCAGCGTCGAAATTCCCATCGATCAGATTAAGAAGATACCGGCTTTTCTGGGGGAGAAAGACGTGCTGAAGGTGCTACAACTCATGCCGGGGGTGCAGAAAGGCTCTGAGGGCAGCACCGGTATTTATGTGCGCGGGGGCGGACCCGACCAGAACCTGGTGATTCTGGACGATGCGGTGGTTTACAACGCCAACCACCTGTTTGGCTTTTTCTCGGTCTTCAACGGCGATGCTCTCAAGAGCGTGGAGCTGATCAAGGGCGGTTTTCCAGCGCGGTACGGCGGGCGGCTTTCCTCGGTCATTGAGATGAACATGAAGGAAGGCAACAAGGAGAAGCTGCACGGCGAGGGCGGCATTGGCCTCATCGCGTCCCGGCTCACTCTGGAAGGACCCATTCAGAAAGGCAAATCGTCGTTCCTAATTTCGGGCCGCCGAACCTATCTGGATGTGCTGGCCCGGCCCATCATCCGGGCCGAAAGCAACGGAGAAGCTATGGCCGGTTATTACTTTTACGACCTGAACGCCAAAGTTAATTATGATTTTGGCCGCAAAGATAAAGTGTATCTGAGCGGTTATTTCGGTCGCGACCGGTTTTTCGCCCGCGAAACGCCCCAGGCCGAACAATCGACCAAAACCAATGCCGGATTATTCTGGGGCAACGGAACGGGTACCCTGCGGTGGAATCACCTGTTTTCCGAAAAACTGTTTTCGAATGCTTCCCTGATTTTCAGCAATTACACCTTTCAGATTTTTGCGGATGAAGAATCGTCCCGGCGCAACGGGACGCAACTAGAAAACCAGCTGTACCAACTGCGGTACAATTCCGGGATTCGGGATTTTGCGGTCAAATATGATCTGGATTACTACCCCAATCCGAAACACGCGATCCGGTTTGGGGTGCAAAGTACCTACCACAAATTCACCCCCAGCGCCGTTGTCCTGAAAGATACGGAGGCTGAACAGTTCCGCGACGAAGTGGATGCGATTCGGGTGGTTGAGTCGGGCGTTTACGCCGAAGATACCTGGAAGCCAACCCACCGCTGGCGGGTCCACGGGGGGTTGCGCCTGAGTCATTTCCAGCATAAAGCCGTCAATTACATTCGGCCCGAGCCGCGGCTGTCGACGGCTTTTGTTCTTAAGCCGGACTTCTCGGTCAAGGCCTCCTACGCGCTCATGAATCAGTACGTGCACCTGCTGTCGAACACCGGTATCGGCCTGCCGACCGACCTTTGGGTACCGACTACCGACCGGATCAAACCGCAGCAATCGCAGCAGGTAGCGGCCGGTTTCGCGAAAGACTTTACGAAAGCGGGCAGTTTGTTCGAGGGCCTGACGCTCACGGTGGAAGGGTACTACAAAACCATGAAAAACATCATCAACTACCGGGAAGGCGCCAGTTTTCTGCTGCTCGACAACCCCGAATCGGCTAATGAAGTACGGTGGGAAGACAACGTGACGGCGGGCCGGGGCTGGTCGTACGGCGGAGAGTTTCTGTTGCAGAAAAAAGCCGGGCGGTTTTCGGGTTGGATAGGCTATACGCTTTCCTGGACGCAGTGGCAGTTCCCGGAGCTGAATTTTGGCAAGAAATTTTTCCCGCGCTACGACCGGCGGCACGACATTTCGCTGGTGGGCATTTACGAGCTCAGCCCGCGCATTACCTTGTCCGGTACGTGGGTGTACGGCACCGGAAATGCCCTGACGGTGCCACTGGCCGATTACCCATCCCGACCGCACCAGCCGGTCAACAATCTGTTCAACAGTTATTATCCGGGGGGCTTTTACCCCTTTTCCCGGCCTGCCAATGATTACGGCGAGAAAAACAGCTTCCGGGCCGAAGCGTATCACCGGATGGATTTTGGCATTCAGTTTCACAAGAAAAAACGCCACCACGAACGCACCTGGGAATTCAGCGTGTATAATCTGTACAACCGCCGGAATCCGTTCTTTTACTCTTTGCAGAACAACGACCAGGGCCAGGTGGTGCTGAAACGATACTCCGTTTTTCCGATTGTTCCGTCGTTTAGCTACAACTTTAAGTTTTAA
- a CDS encoding lipoprotein signal peptidase — MVKKSPLKFFVLSLFLIALDQAVKLLVHFNMEPGFAGQIRLVGDWFKLHYVLNPGMAFGMQLGHEYGKLLLSLFRLVAMGGIGWYLVHLAHRGAPNGLLWAMAMILAGAVGNVIDSTFYGVFLDNAPYGSTTPWFHGQVIDMIFVDIWEGFLPDWVPVWGGQYYSTPIFNIADSCIFVGVCIILFFQRRFFHDQQEEEGLLPDDPSPENASVLPADEFEGTTAVNSEKDSDPVPTDDPPTNPQRHAADDERIH; from the coding sequence ATGGTAAAGAAAAGTCCGCTGAAGTTCTTTGTGTTGAGTCTGTTCTTGATCGCGCTGGATCAGGCGGTTAAATTGCTGGTGCATTTCAATATGGAACCCGGATTTGCTGGTCAGATCCGGTTGGTCGGCGACTGGTTTAAGTTACACTACGTGTTGAATCCGGGCATGGCTTTCGGTATGCAGTTAGGCCACGAATACGGCAAATTACTGCTCAGTTTATTTCGTCTGGTTGCCATGGGCGGTATTGGCTGGTATCTGGTTCATCTGGCTCATCGGGGTGCTCCCAACGGCTTGCTCTGGGCTATGGCCATGATTCTGGCCGGAGCAGTCGGCAACGTCATTGACAGCACTTTTTACGGCGTTTTTCTGGATAATGCTCCTTACGGCTCCACAACGCCCTGGTTTCATGGTCAGGTTATCGATATGATTTTTGTTGATATCTGGGAAGGTTTTTTGCCTGACTGGGTACCGGTTTGGGGTGGTCAGTATTATTCCACACCAATCTTCAACATTGCCGACTCCTGCATCTTTGTTGGCGTTTGTATCATTCTGTTTTTCCAGCGTCGGTTTTTCCACGATCAGCAGGAAGAGGAAGGCTTACTACCCGATGATCCGTCGCCGGAGAACGCTTCTGTTCTGCCCGCCGATGAGTTTGAGGGTACAACCGCAGTGAATTCCGAGAAAGACTCCGATCCCGTACCAACTGACGATCCGCCAACCAATCCGCAACGCCACGCGGCAGACGATGAACGTATTCACTGA
- a CDS encoding DUF4249 domain-containing protein, with amino-acid sequence MKRFSFLFGALLFFSCQSLRQEVEPQQLADEPVKLIVACFISPQDTVLAAKISRSRPILDDDPVSGLNITSATVTLQTGSRSIVLKFHSGLQYYRADPEVFPIRAGETYQLKIKTRDGQLLQAQTTVPDAAKLQRAKLDSERVVENNEVKKRFFTRYYWTDLPNQSNYYQTDGVITYPCLTCTPIETIRQPVQFMTGEGTQALYTDEDNPNEPMTSDKGYMGASIPSNKHFFPVFFSRPFVLTASLLHVNDDYFRYHQALAQQLEIESNPFAEPVPIPSNIQGGLGCFGAYNRSTVTVRLK; translated from the coding sequence ATGAAACGATTCAGCTTTCTGTTTGGTGCCCTTCTGTTTTTCTCCTGCCAGAGCCTTCGGCAGGAAGTGGAGCCTCAGCAACTGGCCGACGAACCGGTTAAGCTGATCGTGGCTTGCTTTATTTCACCCCAAGATACGGTTTTAGCCGCCAAAATTTCCCGTTCGCGCCCGATTCTGGACGATGATCCGGTGAGTGGACTCAACATTACCAGCGCTACCGTAACGTTACAGACTGGCTCGCGCTCCATTGTCCTGAAGTTTCATTCCGGCCTCCAATACTACCGGGCCGATCCGGAAGTCTTTCCGATTCGGGCTGGTGAGACCTATCAGCTAAAAATTAAAACCCGGGACGGCCAATTGTTACAGGCCCAGACGACGGTACCGGACGCGGCTAAGTTGCAACGGGCTAAACTGGATTCGGAACGGGTGGTTGAAAACAACGAAGTGAAAAAACGTTTTTTTACCCGATATTACTGGACCGACCTTCCCAATCAGAGCAATTATTACCAAACCGATGGAGTGATCACCTACCCCTGCCTGACGTGTACGCCCATTGAAACCATCCGTCAACCAGTACAGTTTATGACCGGCGAAGGCACCCAGGCGCTCTACACCGATGAGGACAACCCGAACGAACCCATGACTTCCGACAAAGGATACATGGGCGCTTCCATTCCCTCGAATAAGCACTTTTTCCCCGTATTTTTCAGCAGACCGTTTGTGCTGACGGCCAGTTTGCTCCATGTAAACGACGATTATTTCCGCTATCACCAGGCCCTGGCCCAACAACTCGAAATCGAAAGCAACCCGTTTGCCGAGCCGGTGCCCATTCCAAGCAACATCCAGGGAGGTCTGGGCTGTTTTGGAGCGTATAACCGTTCGACGGTAACCGTGAGGTTGAAATAA
- a CDS encoding DUF4249 domain-containing protein, which translates to MRFSLWVLFAGLLGLMTACDSLINDVDPNRLPKVDGKIVVQCYLSPQDTLLLATVGRSRTVLGASPTNPVVIGNVKVILSEGSRSIELRFDQKMLAYTAPARAFPIEAGKTYQLRVELGNESVSASCTVPEPVPVSSVHLDSTQERSWSGGPLRWVYTSRMSWPDPANQANYYRVAGEVSSMQWITLPLYRPGQTTSDTIRRYVPMQSVVYFDNRTQYVSDLNQEGQSITSPKGTIPDYLNYSYLDSVTKANYGGNAPISQRPVTINLMLLHVDKNYYDYHRTLQQQGDVDENPFAEPVLISTNIQGGLGCFGAYNRSALTATLK; encoded by the coding sequence ATGCGGTTTTCTTTATGGGTACTTTTTGCCGGTCTGCTGGGATTAATGACCGCTTGCGATAGCCTGATTAACGACGTCGATCCGAATCGTTTGCCCAAAGTGGATGGCAAAATAGTGGTACAATGTTACCTTTCTCCGCAGGATACGCTGCTGCTGGCCACGGTTGGCCGGTCCCGGACGGTTTTGGGCGCTAGCCCTACCAACCCCGTTGTGATTGGGAACGTGAAGGTAATTCTGTCGGAAGGAAGCCGGTCGATTGAACTCCGGTTCGATCAGAAAATGTTGGCTTACACCGCTCCCGCGCGCGCGTTTCCGATTGAAGCCGGTAAGACCTATCAGCTGCGTGTCGAGTTGGGTAACGAGTCGGTGTCGGCTTCCTGTACGGTCCCGGAACCGGTGCCGGTTTCTTCCGTTCACTTGGATTCAACGCAGGAGCGATCCTGGTCGGGAGGTCCGTTACGCTGGGTATATACCTCCCGGATGAGCTGGCCAGATCCAGCCAATCAAGCCAATTATTACCGGGTAGCGGGCGAAGTTTCATCCATGCAATGGATTACACTTCCGTTGTATAGGCCCGGCCAAACCACCAGCGATACCATTCGAAGGTACGTGCCTATGCAATCGGTCGTCTACTTTGATAACCGAACCCAGTACGTTTCAGATCTCAATCAGGAGGGTCAGTCCATTACGTCACCCAAAGGCACAATACCGGACTATCTGAACTATTCCTATCTGGATAGCGTAACCAAAGCAAATTACGGCGGAAATGCTCCCATTTCCCAACGTCCGGTTACGATCAACCTCATGCTGCTGCACGTCGACAAAAATTATTATGACTACCACCGCACGCTCCAGCAGCAGGGGGATGTTGATGAAAATCCCTTTGCCGAGCCGGTCCTGATTTCAACCAACATCCAGGGCGGGCTGGGTTGTTTTGGCGCCTACAACCGTTCAGCCCTGACGGCTACGCTGAAGTAA
- a CDS encoding proline dehydrogenase family protein, translating into MPTVIQRATTSKSVSFEDTSIAFSSQSNAKLLKTYWLFALMNRGWLVNLGTFFIKLALNLKLPVKKLIKSTIFEQFCGGETIRDCEKTIQKLHSGHVGTILDYSVEGEGNETSYNETVLEILRTIERASESNDIPFCVFKVTGVASTELLEKVQSGDSLTLEEQDAYDRVQQRVDTLCRRASERNIRIFIDAEESWIQDTIDKLAYDMMDRYNHQQCIVYNTYQLYRSDSLDNLKKSIQTARSKSYLLGAKLVRGAYIEKERIRAHEGEYLDPIHHTKEETDRDFNEAVDFCMTNRDIVSICLGTHNEYSCQYCISHMQELRIAPNDPHIWFAQLLGMSDNISYNLANAGYNVAKYVPYGPVEAVMPYLFRRAAENKSIAGQSSREFLLVKKELKRRKNCQNK; encoded by the coding sequence ATGCCAACGGTCATTCAACGGGCTACTACATCCAAGTCCGTATCGTTTGAAGACACGTCGATTGCCTTTTCTTCCCAGTCCAACGCGAAACTCCTCAAAACGTATTGGTTATTTGCGTTGATGAACCGGGGTTGGCTGGTAAATTTAGGCACTTTTTTTATCAAACTGGCATTGAACCTCAAACTTCCCGTAAAAAAACTCATAAAGAGTACCATTTTCGAGCAGTTTTGTGGGGGAGAGACCATCCGTGATTGCGAAAAAACAATCCAAAAACTGCACAGCGGTCACGTTGGCACCATTTTGGATTATTCCGTTGAAGGAGAAGGCAATGAAACATCCTACAACGAAACCGTGCTGGAAATTCTGCGGACCATCGAACGGGCTAGCGAGTCCAATGATATTCCGTTCTGCGTTTTCAAAGTTACCGGCGTTGCTTCGACCGAACTATTGGAAAAAGTACAGTCGGGCGACTCCCTGACCCTTGAAGAACAGGACGCTTACGACCGGGTTCAGCAGCGGGTTGATACGCTTTGTCGCCGGGCCAGCGAACGCAACATCCGAATCTTTATTGATGCGGAAGAAAGCTGGATTCAGGACACCATCGACAAGCTCGCTTACGACATGATGGATCGCTACAACCACCAGCAGTGTATTGTTTACAATACCTACCAGTTGTACCGGTCCGATAGTCTAGACAACCTCAAGAAAAGCATTCAGACGGCCCGCAGCAAAAGCTATTTGCTGGGTGCCAAACTAGTTCGGGGAGCTTACATCGAGAAAGAACGCATCCGGGCCCACGAAGGTGAGTACCTGGATCCGATTCATCATACCAAGGAAGAAACTGACCGCGACTTTAACGAAGCCGTTGATTTCTGCATGACCAACCGGGATATTGTATCGATTTGCCTGGGTACGCACAACGAATACAGTTGTCAGTATTGCATCAGCCACATGCAGGAATTACGGATTGCGCCCAATGATCCGCACATCTGGTTTGCCCAGTTGCTGGGTATGAGCGATAACATCTCCTATAACCTGGCCAATGCCGGTTATAACGTAGCTAAGTATGTTCCGTATGGGCCGGTGGAAGCCGTTATGCCTTACCTGTTCCGCCGGGCCGCCGAAAACAAATCGATTGCTGGCCAGAGCAGCCGCGAGTTCCTCCTGGTGAAAAAGGAGTTGAAACGCCGGAAAAACTGCCAAAATAAGTAG
- a CDS encoding OmpH family outer membrane protein, with protein sequence MIKRLIFVTLLSFSAFGSVQAQKLGYVDSEFITSKMPAYQKALTEIDRFAEKWSKDIQDKYSEIDKLQKTYQAEEILLTEDMKRERLRIISEKEREAREYNNKVFGYEGLLFEKKKELMKPVTETVMRAIDKVAAQKRLDMVLDKASEGVVMLYTNPKHDYTDYVMEELGLTADPKAKNATAAAETPSTTNSPEEKLNPAGNSKSNATSKPSKQPK encoded by the coding sequence ATGATAAAAAGACTAATTTTTGTAACTTTGCTCTCCTTTTCGGCCTTCGGGTCGGTGCAGGCGCAGAAATTGGGGTATGTTGACTCGGAATTTATCACCAGCAAGATGCCCGCTTACCAGAAGGCGCTGACGGAGATTGACAGGTTCGCCGAAAAGTGGTCGAAGGATATTCAGGATAAGTATTCAGAGATCGACAAATTGCAAAAGACCTACCAGGCTGAGGAAATCCTGCTGACGGAAGACATGAAGCGGGAGCGGTTGCGAATCATCAGTGAGAAGGAGCGCGAGGCCCGGGAGTACAACAACAAGGTGTTTGGCTACGAAGGGTTGCTGTTTGAAAAGAAGAAAGAGTTGATGAAACCCGTAACCGAAACGGTGATGCGGGCCATTGACAAAGTGGCGGCTCAAAAACGGCTGGACATGGTGTTGGATAAGGCCAGCGAAGGCGTCGTGATGCTGTATACGAATCCAAAACATGATTATACGGATTATGTCATGGAAGAACTGGGGTTGACGGCTGACCCGAAAGCGAAAAATGCAACCGCTGCGGCCGAAACTCCCAGTACTACGAATTCTCCGGAGGAGAAATTAAACCCTGCGGGTAATTCCAAATCTAATGCAACAAGTAAACCATCAAAACAACCAAAATAA
- a CDS encoding chorismate mutase, translating into MKPSLEVLPLNSWVETNGKPLIISGPCSAETEEQLVETARQLSQLGAVHVIRAGVWKPRTRPGSFEGMGKAALPWIQRAKAETGLPFAVEVATPEHIELALKYGVDILWVGARTTVNPFNVQEIADALRGVDVPVLVKNPVNPDLALWIGAFERIAGAGITKLGAIHRGFSTGEASKYRNVPLWQMAIELKSTFPNLPIIGDPSHMAGKRAYLQELAQMQMDLNYDGLIVESHIDPDNAWSDAAQQLTPAAFGEMLEHLHIRKADSQNLEFQNALEQIRNKIDNVDRQLVETLAARMALVEKLAEYKRDNNVTVFQPERWKEVHETRAKQGKKMGLYPELVEEIFKIIHMESIRKQTEVMNSNEQSA; encoded by the coding sequence ATGAAGCCAAGTTTAGAAGTCCTGCCGCTCAATAGCTGGGTAGAGACGAACGGAAAACCGCTCATCATTTCAGGCCCATGCAGCGCCGAAACCGAAGAGCAATTAGTGGAAACGGCCCGCCAATTGAGCCAGTTGGGCGCCGTTCATGTCATCCGGGCTGGCGTATGGAAACCCCGTACGCGCCCAGGCAGCTTTGAAGGCATGGGAAAAGCGGCTCTGCCGTGGATTCAGCGCGCCAAAGCCGAAACGGGGCTGCCGTTTGCGGTGGAAGTAGCGACTCCCGAGCACATCGAACTGGCATTGAAATACGGAGTTGACATTCTGTGGGTAGGAGCCCGCACGACGGTAAACCCGTTTAATGTACAGGAGATTGCCGACGCACTGCGCGGAGTTGACGTACCGGTTCTGGTGAAAAACCCGGTTAATCCGGATCTGGCCCTTTGGATCGGCGCGTTCGAGCGGATCGCGGGTGCTGGCATCACGAAGCTGGGAGCCATCCACCGCGGTTTTTCAACGGGCGAGGCTTCTAAATACCGTAACGTACCGCTGTGGCAAATGGCCATCGAACTGAAATCGACGTTCCCGAACCTGCCCATCATTGGCGACCCGAGCCACATGGCCGGCAAGCGGGCATATTTGCAGGAACTGGCGCAGATGCAGATGGACCTCAACTACGACGGTCTGATCGTGGAATCACACATCGATCCGGACAACGCCTGGAGTGATGCGGCTCAGCAACTGACTCCGGCGGCTTTCGGCGAAATGCTGGAACACCTGCACATCCGGAAGGCCGATTCGCAAAACCTGGAATTCCAGAACGCCCTAGAGCAGATTCGTAATAAAATTGACAACGTTGACCGGCAACTGGTAGAAACACTGGCCGCCCGGATGGCGTTGGTCGAGAAACTGGCCGAATACAAGCGGGATAACAACGTGACCGTCTTCCAACCCGAACGTTGGAAGGAAGTGCACGAAACCCGGGCTAAACAAGGCAAGAAAATGGGCCTCTATCCGGAATTGGTGGAAGAAATCTTTAAAATCATCCACATGGAATCCATCCGGAAGCAAACGGAAGTAATGAACAGCAACGAGCAAAGCGCGTAA
- a CDS encoding OmpH family outer membrane protein has protein sequence MKNKLIALAVALLLGGSQVWAQAQQPATTAAPVASVKIGYTNMEYILQNMPEFKDIQNQLTIQRTQLEKNYGDMTKEFQDKLGAYEKGQAQMSDVIKADKEKELQGLQQRIQEFQSNSSAQLQNKYNQLVNPVMQKIQTNIDAVAKESGFNFVFNLDAGSGTIPVLLYAPEENDVTNLVFKKMGVAIPAKQPAAQTTQQPTNTNAAKPATTPKKN, from the coding sequence ATGAAAAACAAACTCATTGCACTGGCAGTAGCCCTGCTGTTAGGAGGAAGCCAGGTGTGGGCGCAGGCGCAACAACCGGCCACGACAGCGGCTCCGGTGGCATCTGTGAAGATCGGTTATACGAACATGGAATATATCCTGCAGAACATGCCGGAATTCAAGGATATTCAAAACCAGCTTACCATCCAACGGACGCAACTGGAGAAGAACTATGGTGATATGACCAAGGAGTTTCAAGACAAGCTGGGGGCTTACGAAAAAGGCCAGGCGCAGATGTCTGATGTAATCAAAGCAGATAAAGAGAAAGAACTGCAGGGGTTACAACAACGGATTCAAGAATTTCAGTCTAATTCATCAGCCCAGTTGCAGAACAAATACAACCAGCTGGTGAATCCGGTAATGCAGAAAATCCAGACGAACATCGACGCCGTAGCGAAAGAAAGCGGTTTCAACTTCGTTTTTAACCTGGATGCCGGTTCGGGTACCATTCCGGTCCTGTTGTACGCTCCGGAAGAAAATGACGTTACCAACTTGGTATTCAAGAAAATGGGTGTAGCGATTCCGGCAAAGCAACCGGCGGCTCAAACTACACAACAGCCCACAAACACGAATGCTGCCAAGCCAGCTACGACTCCGAAGAAAAATTAA